A section of the Schistosoma haematobium chromosome ZW, whole genome shotgun sequence genome encodes:
- the MAPK15_1 gene encoding Mitogen-activated protein kinase 15 (EggNog:ENOG410V9KR~COG:T), whose translation MIQLEVEPVILKNYTIERRIGKGAYGIVWKAVNKKTHKKLALKKIFDAFRNQTDAQRTFREISFLQQFSNHPNIIRLLNVIKAENDKDIYLVFEYMETDLNNCIKKGNILKDVHKRFILYQLLRAVKYIHSGNVIHRDLKPSNVLLNSDCLVKLCDFGLTRSLTNTLENRTTSMESFIDGDDDYDNPVLTEYVATRWYRAPEILLASNRYTKYVDIWSLGCILGEMLLGKALFPGTSTINQIERIISVMERPTIQDIECLHSDYGRSVLDKALQKPYRRLRTLFSNNTEEQALNLLENMIQLNPEKRFTVEQALNHSYVENFRDPSSEIVLKHPVTPILRDDKQLSVSDYRQKLYEIIVEKKAQHKMRKMLRSVELNENKTTGNSLASKKELNHENTSENKSKTDLINQNINRVGCHDPKLSNTNQQYKPTETVNQYQCRSDLNETKSLSDSYNSRNQGSTNINHNVSISSPVNHIKHLHSNSTLENEHTSQSSVYNQPKSTSVSIIKASTNSNLTNNNISGELRRRVTIPTSSVSSQKYKHEFSLNSESQNNTQIMKTSMSKEANNPIILRGNRNTNFGRNSQHNSVKPINYCHTNNKQQIVNTPSTSSLITPSKLYSPSFSNYNQTYGTISLSQLHQLHTRKWAN comes from the exons ATGATACAACTAGAAGTAGAAccagttattttaaaaaattacacgATTGAGAGACGTATAGGAAAAGGG GCTTATGGGATAGTTTGGAAAGCGGTGAATAAGAAAACACACAAAAAATTAGCACTCAAAAAGATATTTGATGCTTTCAGGAATCAAACAGATGCTCAG AGGACGTTTCGAGAAATATCATTTCTACAGCAATTTTCCAATCACCCAAATATCATCCGTCTTTTAAATGTTATAAAGGCGGAGAACGACAAAGATATTTACTTAGTTTTTGAATACATGG AAACTGACTTAAATAACTGCATCAAAAAAGGAAATATTCTGAAAGATGTTCATAAAAGGTTCATTTTGTACCAGTTGTTACGAGCAGTTAAATATATTCATTCCGGGAATGTAATACACCGTGATTTAAAG CCATCTAATGTTCTGTTAAACTCAGACTGTTTGGTGAAACTATGTGATTTCGGCTTGACACGTTCATTGACAAATACTCTAGAAAATCGTACAACATCTATGGAATCATTTATAGATGGAGATGATGATTATGACAATCCTGTGCTAACCGAATATGTAGCTACGAGATGGTATCGGGCACCAGAAATTCTGCTAGCTTCAAATCGTTATACAAAATATGTAGATATATGGAGCTTAGGGTGCATATTAGGCGAAATGTTACTTGGCAAAGCATTATTTCCCGGTACATCGACAATCAATCAAATTGAGAGAATCATATCGGTTATGGAAAGACCGACAATACAAG ACATTGAATGCCTTCATTCAGACTACGGTAGATCAGTGTTGGATAAAGCTTTACAGAA aCCATATCGTCGCTTACGTAcgttattttcaaataatacaGAAGAACAAGCTTTAAATTTACTTGAAAATATGATTCAGTTGAACCCAGAGAAACGCTTCACTGTTGAACAAGCATTAAATCATAGTTACGTGGAAAA CTTTCGTGATCCTTCATCTGAAATCGTATTGAAACATCCAGTTACTCCAATTCTAAGAGATGACAAACAATTAAGCGTATCAGATTATCGTCAAAAGTTATATGAG ATTATAGTGGAAAAGAAAGCTCAACATAAAATGCGTAAAATGCTGCGTTCAGTTGAActgaatgaaaacaaaacaactggAAATTCATTG GCTTCAAAGAAAGAATTGAATCATGAAAATACTTCTGAAAACAAATCCAAAACCGATCTGATTAATCAAAATATCAATAGAGTTGGCTGTCACGATCCAAAACTAA GTAATACCAACCAACAATATAAACCAACTGAAACAGTAAATCAATATCAATGTCGCTCTGATTTAAATGAGACGAAATCTCTGTCAGATTCATATAATTCGCGAAATCAAGGTAGCACAAATATTAACCACAATGTATCAATCTCATCACCGGTGAATCATATAAAACATTTACACAGCAACAGTACATTAGAAAATGAACACACTTCTCAATCCAGTGTATATAATCAG CCAAAATCCACATCTGTTTCTATAATTAAGGCGAGCACAAACTCCAATCTAACGAACAATAACATATCTGGCGAATTACGTAGACGAGTAACGATACCTACCTCATCTGTCAGTTCACAAAAATATAAACATGAATTTTCTTTAAACTCAGAGAGCCAAAATAACACTCAGATTATGAAAACCAGTATGAGTAAGGAGGCAAATAACCCAATTATCCTTCGGGGAAACAGGAATACAAATTTCGGAAGAAATTCTCAGCAC